The following proteins are co-located in the Calliphora vicina chromosome 2, idCalVici1.1, whole genome shotgun sequence genome:
- the LOC135952176 gene encoding transmembrane protein 138, with product MKLTLSRYRILLSLQFTLLIADLCFNTFSHLLMTPKLQLTILLFVTQDLFIICEYLFFTFAVHATCVYEVGATHVILRNCKFFLFTILLYFLLSVSQHFWFVYNVLWYPMSNWPTTLKALSFVQRTVSFFYYYTYKRTALTISDPRFYEENIDWIAEQLSDK from the exons atgaaGTTAACATTAAGTCGTTATCGTATATTATTATCCTTGCAATTTACTTTGTTAATAGCTGATTTATGTTTCAATACATTTTCTCATCTTTTGATGACACCAAAATTACAATTGACCATATTATTGTTTGT GACACAGGATTTATTCATAATatgtgaatatttattttttacttttgccGTACATGCCACCTGTGTTTATGAG GTTGGTGCTACCCATGTGATTTTAAGGAATTGCAAATTTTTCCTTTTCACCATACTGCTGTATTTTCTGTTATCGGTTTCCCAGCATTTTTGGTTTGTTTACAATGTTTTGTGGTATCCCATGTCAAATTGGCCCACTACCTTAAAGGCTTTATCGTTTGTTCAGAGGACTG TTTCATTTTTCTATTATTACACATATAAGCGCACTGCTTTAACCATATCCGACCCACGATTTTATGAAGAAAATATCGATTGGATTGCCGAACAATTAagtgataaataa